The nucleotide sequence CTGGGCCACGAAGGGAGATTTCCTTGGCTCCATATGTTGCCGTGCTAACCAGCTCTTCTGACCTGTTTCTCTTCACAGCAAGATCATGTATAGCTATGGCAACAAGTGAAGGGACTGTGATATGACCTACGTGAAGATCTTTGATGTCCGCACCGAGGTGGCCAAGCTTGCCACCAAAGTCTAAACTCAGCGCAACCTTTTGGACTTTTGTTAAGGTCAATAAGCCTGGTCGGTCATCTTCAGGCAAGTATTTTGCGACGGTAGAAAGCTTTGCAACTTCCTCACCAAGGTTGGGTAGAACTGAGAGCTGGGACATATTTTGAACGCGAACATTCACGCCATCGACTGACAGTCTCAATACGGACCCCTTCCTTCGCTGACGTAGCAAAGTATCAACCATGATCTCGTCATTATCGCCATCGAATTGATGCTTTGAAGGGATGATTAACTCAAGGAGTTTCTCGAGATCTGAATCGTTGGGGGTTGTCAAGAACTCGACTCGAACTGTGATGATCTCCGTATTGATAGGAGGATTTGCCGTCGAGTCCTTCAAGTATGGCCCTGTTATTCTGATCATGCCGCAACCCAATCCTATAACCTCGTCACGGCTCACAGCCTTAATGGAACTGGTTTCTACCAGCATACTGCAGTCTTTTCCGATGAGCTCCACATAAGAGCCTCCAATGCGCACGTTAATCTTATTCTGCGATGCCATGGATTTGTCATTCGGATCAACTGGAGTATCGAATCGAACCCCTCTAGGATTTGGTGTAGGAGCAGCTGGTTTGGGGGTTGGTGCAGGACTCGAAGCCATCGAAGCACTCATATTAAGGAAGCTACTAAGGCCACCGAACCAGCTAAAAGTCTCGTCAAGCCGTCGCAGATCAAGTTGGAAAACGAGCGGTAGAGTCTGGACGTCTATCTTGGTTTTGCCACCTGATTGAAGGATTTCGATTCCAATATCAGAACCTGCCGATAGAAATGTTTCCCTAACTGATGCACTCATGGGCTTGCCCTTGTCGAAGGAGATGATGTCGCCATTTGCATACCCGAAGCGAAACCTCTGCAAGTCAATCTTGGTCAGAATAGCTGGCTGCGTCGCCAATTTACCCTTAATGACTGGCGGTGTTGATACCTCAGTCTCGGAAATGGATATAACCAAGTTTTGCAAGGTTGTGTTGAGCAAAACTTCCTGGTCGAAAAATGGCGATGGATCCAGGTCCATGTAACGCTCAGCTGTATCCGAGATCCCTCCCAAGCGATTGATGAAGTCGATTTTGATCTCCTCCAATGTTATTGTGAGGTTGGGCATCTTCTTTGAACTTGTCTCCTGCTTCGTGCTCTCAGAAGAGGGCGCGTTCTTGTCTCTTATAGCATCCAACAGCTTCCCAACAACCATCGCTAGTAAGAAACCCAATGAGGCGTCGAATGTAAGATTCATGGGCGACAGGTTCACTTCGAGTGTTTCGTCAATTTTCGAAGCTCCTGGTGCTGGCTTGTTTTGTTGCATGGAAGCCCCGCCATGCATTGAAAAGGCACCTGGAGCCTGAGGGTATGTAGACCGTCCCATTGACTGCGAGAGCTGAGCTACAGATTCCGGCGATGCAGGCTGAACATGCAGATGCTGGTGCTGTGATGGGATATATATCGAGATGGTTTTCAGATTTAGAATCTCCTTAACCAGACGCGTTGGTCCCTTGGGAGTAGCAGCACCTTCCTGTTGTCTGGTAGGAGTACTAGGATTCTCTGGATCAGCATCAGTGAGGCAAGCCCTTGAAAATGCAGGCTCTGAAGATTCGCTATCTGAGGCATCCCGTGTTATTGAGGGATCATCTTTCCGATACATTGAGTGTCTCAAGGTAGTGGATGGTACTATGGCACTTGCTGAAgggtcatcatcgtcgtcgtcatcttcccAAGCACCGGGAATAAAAGGCTTTGACTCTTGTTCCAACGGTACAGTGGCTGGAGCCTCTTCTAACTCTGGGCTTGGAGGCTTGACATCTGGTATCGGAGGAATCGTTTCTGGCATGTCGGACTTTGCATCTATAGTGTCCGACTCAGTTTCTTCGTCTGCCACAGGTGTATGCGCCGTTGTAGGTGGGGTAACTGCCGCCTCGACTGGTTCAACAGGTTTAGCTGGCTCATAAAGTTGTTCCACCTCTTCGGTCAAGTCATCTTGGGGTTTCGGCGAGGGTGTATGTCCATGAGAAGGAACCGGTAGCGAAAAGGCCGCCGATTGAGCGTTAGTCTGCGAGAAAGCGCTCATGTACATGCTCTCTGCTTCTTCGTGTGTGTACATATGAGACTGTGCCAGGTCTTCAGCCGATCTCGCACCAAAGCTCTCACTTGAAGAAGTTCGACTGAGGTGCTCATTCGAAACGTCCCTCCTTGAAGCTTCCAAATTACCTTCTGTCGCTGGCGTCTCGAGTGTAGGTGCGGACCTGGCTTCCCTGTCTGCGACAGTCCACTGGGGCCTCTCATTCTCCAGCGCAGTTGAATGAGAGCCGTGTTCTCCAGGAAGAAAGGTTGAGTGAAATACAGGTTCGTCATTGGGACTATTACTGAAATCGTGATACATCGATGCCCGGGGGGTCACAGGGctatcttctccatcatcatcatcctgagGGCTTGAGAATTCGTATGGTATTCCAAGTGCGTCCTCACTGTCACCGAGAGAATGCTCGTGCTCTGGAGACTCTTGATCGATTGAGTATTCGTCTCTAAGGCTCTGCTGTGAGCTAGTCAAAGAATCATCGGACTTAAGACTCTGCTGTGAGTCCGCAAGTCGTTGATCGATGCTGTGTTGTGAAAGAACCAAGGGTTCTGCTTGTGGAAAAGCTGGCCGTGGTGAAGATTCTTGCGCCTCTGATCGTATGCTTCCCTGCGATGATCTCACGGATTCTTCGTGAAGGCTGCTTAATGAAAGTGTAGTAGTCTGGCGTGACGGTGGATTTCTGGTCATagctggagaagaagcaagtGATGGCGAAGTGACTGAAGGTGATCGCGCCAATGCAGAAAAGACGTTTGCTTCTGAAATGAGGTACGCCCGTACGTTTGACAATGAAACATGACGCTTGCCCTCCTTTGGTACGATGGTGGGAGACCCGTCAGCGTTATCAGAGGTAGTGGTAACACCTTCGACATCGATACCCTCGAGTGCGACTTGGAATGACACCAACTCAGTCGTAGTGGTGTTCGGTTCAACAGGCACTTCAACGTGAAGCTGAAAATTAACACCCTTTATCCTTACCTGCGTTCGGTCGACAATGCCCTGCAAAAAGTCGGCCAAAAACGCTGGGAGAGAAAGGGCTTGGCCAGTTCCGTATGCCAGATCGTCTTCACTGCCATCATCGCTCATGGCGATGGAAGCGCCAAGATCCTGGGTTTCGGCGGCCAAAGCATCCTCAAGTTTCCTTCGCTCTGATCGTGGCTGTGTTTCAAGGAATGATTGTGCAAGGTCCACAGTGTTCGGTACTGCGGTGGTCTCTTCGGGTGTTCTTGTGCCTGATGAACGAGCCGGTTTGGGTTCCGCTCCTATGACTTGCAGCGCAATATCGACACCGTCGACCTCGACTATTATAGGGCTTGTGTAAAAGTCCATCGGGATTGTGACTCGCAGAAGCAAAACCTTGGCTTTTTGCAATCTGAATGTGTCAGGAAGCTGCAGCAGCTTATTGAGTTTCTATGGCGAAGCATCAGTGACCATGATCTTCTAAGCTGTTGATTGATGCAGTCATTAAACCTACCTTGAGCCTGATCCCGACATCGCGAAATTCGAGGACTGTATTCCTTCCTATCGCCAAATCTAAATTATCAATATCGAGGGCCTCGGCATCGAGAAGTTCCAGTCGAGAAAGGGCATATCGTAGCAACCTCTTCGGCATAGAGGAGCTCCGGAAAGACTGGAAGAGGGTCGCCATGATGTCGTCGTTCGCGGGATGCGATCGAGTCGATGGGCGGAGTGGCGATGACTGCCCACGCAGCCCGAGAGGGGAGGATGATAGAAGACGACAGATGAATATCGACAATCGAAATGGTGTAAGTTATCGATAGAGTATCGCTGCTGTCTACTAGGCAGAGGCCTACGTCGGCGTCTATCAGTCGGTAGCTTGAGGACCCCGGCCAGATGCGGGGCCGTAGAACATGTTCAGAGGAAATGGGACAAGGccatgagaagaagctgtaagaggagaagaaattcGCTGTGAGATCGGATAAACTGATTAGGTTTGTATGTGAATCGTGGCTAAGTTAAAGGTAAGGCAGTAACGAGGCTGAAAAGGTTTGGTCGATACAAACTTAAGTTGagttaaagaaaagaacagtaataaaagtaaggtaaggtaaggtaaggtcgGTCGAGGCATACTTCCCAAAGAGTCGGGTCACCGTCACAGACAGCGTCACACAGTCACGGCTTGCATGGGCATGGACCATGGCTGAGACGGCAACGCGCGGGCGAGTGGGGGAGATAAACCTCCAGTGGACCTTCTACTACCAAATCCATACGAGCTACAGTTGGTAGAAGGCCTGGAAAGGACCCTGTCCctcgggggcaagaaaacagcgaacctcaatacagggtgtcaaaataaactcagtaaaagcTATCCTAAGTGTAGGCTACATTACCTAAGCCTTTTTGTCATCTAGagtcaaggtcctgtgttttctttcctcctctaGCCTGTCTATCGACCCTCGAGGCGCTAAAACACTAACACATGAGGCTCGTGACTCGATTTCAAGGATCGTTTCGAGCGGTGCACCAAAGCAGCTGGTCCACGATGTATCTCCCGAGGACATCTCGTTGGGGCGTCATTTGACCCGTGAATTGCGCTTTTAGTGGGTGATACGACTCGCGCAACctctactgtactgtaatTTGGGGAGCCCAATCGATAAGGTCGGCTCCATCAATAACATTGTGTGCTGCCCGCGTCATGGATACCACAATCAACCAGTGTCTTGGTCAACTGTGACGTGGTTTGCTCTGACACGATTTGTTGCGAAAGATTGCCTTTGCTGTTTTAGGTAAATCGGGTGAGTCAAGGCCGCTGCAACTTCACCTCAAACAAATGCATCGTCGATCTCTATGCAGCCCCTTTGATAGCCTGAGACAACGACATATTCACTGCTTATCACGCGCATATCCTTGCCAAGGTTTCTCTAACGGCCGCTTTAGGCATCTTGTCTATTGCTACTCTAACCACAAACGATTGACGGTGTCCTCTTCTCACTGAAGAATCCATCAAATCTTCAAAAGGCCCTTACTTACTTGGATCGTCCGTAATAAGCCTCCGCTATTCTCTTACCAACAGCCTCACCGCTCCAGTAGGCTCCAGTCGCCGTGCCTAGACCAACAAACGGCGCAGTGTGCTCGCCTGCCAGCCACAATCCATGATCCGGCAAACCCTCTCGCATTGTCCGGATATCACCATCACCCTCTTCCAAACCAACCTGAAAATTACTATAGCTTCCAAATCCCGAAAGTTCATCGTGAAGCCAATCCGTAGCCATAAAGCCAGACGGCTTGCAATCAGGGTTACTCTCCGAGTAATGCGGAAGCCGTGAGTAATatggcttgaagaagttgaggaggaactcgtccttcttctggGGATCCGATATCTTCAATAGCTTGCTCGTAATATACTGCGACTGCTCGCCGTATGtgtagaagagaagagttgGATGTGAAACCTCCGGGTCCAGACTGGCAAGTTCCACGACCTCTTGATTCCATCGTCTTGGGTTCAGATCAGGAACATAATTTGGTGAGAGCCACTGTACAAAGCCCTCTGCTTTTCGGTCGTCACCTTCTTTACCGAGCCAGTAAGGCTTGGGAAAGTTGATGTAGACCTTTTCAAGGCATCCATAGCCGATGGCATTAATTGCCTTGGTCATCCGAGCAGGTAGCGCAGGCTCAAAAGCGTCGAGGTTTTGTTTTAGCCAGCCAAGGGGTGCGGTGACAACAATCTCGTCAAACTCAAGTGTCTGGCCGCCTTCTGTTgtgaccttggccttgtcctcAGGATTTGATCGATATGATATTCTGTCTACCTTGGTCTGGAACTTGATCTCGGCTCCCCCGAGAGCAGGCTTCgcaacttcatcaagaaccttcttGTATGTGCCGGCACAAAATAGATTCTCTGGTTCGAGTTAGACGATTGTTTTCATGAAGTTGGGTTTCAACATACCTCCTTCTATACACTCTTCTAACCAAAAGAACTTCAGGCTTTGTCTATAGACAGGACTGCCGATAAAAGCGCCCCACATCTCAGATATTTGCATGACAATGCTTCGTCTCCTTTCATGGTCGGCTTCAGTATCAGGTACCCTCTCCGTAACCTTCTGGACAAAGAAGTCGTGAAGACTTTCTTTCGAATCGATATCAGACGAGTTGCTGTTGGAGTGCTTGAAGGCGTCCTGGATAATATCCCACATGATAGTGGAGTATTTTTCACCATCCTTGAGGGACAAGAGCTCGCCAGACTCGTCAAAGACACAAGACGTTGAATCCCAGTCGCTGATGGCAGTATTCGTTTGCTTGGCCAGATCTAGCATTGGATTATCGTTGGTTCCATGGATCCAATTGGGACCGACATCAGCCAAGTGACCATTTGGAAGGACCTCTTGATGCAAGCGGCCACCAACTCGATTCCTAGCCTCAATGATAGTGACTTTGAAGCCATTCTGAATGAGAATATCTGCACATCGAAGGCCAGCGAGACCAGCACCGACTATACCAATATGTGGTTTTGAGGTCTGATCACCACTCCAACGCTGTAGGCTTGTTAATCAGCATTGACTTCCCAGTGTGTAAGAGGCTGAGAATGAAAACGTCACCATTGAATGGCCATAAGTGGCGTGCAATATGAGACATTTAACAACGGCCAGTTTGGTGCAAATTTTGTACATACCTGTTTCAAACTATCCATGGTGACAAATTTCGTCAAGATCTTATCTTGATCATACCCAACACGAGTATGTGGACGGGTAGACCAGAGATCCTGGTAGATTTTGGATGTGTGCCTAGCGGCAGGACTAGTGCAACATATCGAGTAAGCATCCATGCTGAGATATTCAAGATGTATGGTCGAAAGATATGCTTTTGGGAATGGGTGTAGTGCAATGGTAAAAGAAGGATAACTGGACTTCCAGTAGGAAAAAAGGATCGAGATAGGGAGATATAAGGGTATGATAGGGCGGGGAATACAGGTGTAGCCCAAAACGGAGGGATATAAGCCTCAACGGTTGACAAGGAGGTCACCAGGTGCCAAAGTCATGTCTGGCAAGAATGGCTCTTGGCCACCAAAGTTCCCTGAGAATAGATGACAACTCGTAGCAGGCTAGATACcgtgacgatgacgatcaCGAGGGAAATATATCCACAGCGCAATGGAGGGAGGGAATGACTGTGTGGTGTCTCGGGTGTGTTAGCTCCCACGACGTTTAGATCAAGGCAATTTCTAGCCAATGACCTAGTTGGAGATAGTTGCGGCAACCTGAGCGGCTTGCGAACTTCAGATAACGTAGAAGAGCCAATCGCgaaacatcaacaaggacAAAACCCCGGTGTCAACTGGCGAAACCGATGAGAAGCGGGCGCAAGGGGCGACGCCGCCATGCACGCCTCGTTGCTTTAGTATGAGCTTTAAACTCGACTTATTCACATCGCCATTGGAGCAACCTCTTTGATAAGGAGGCTCGGCAGTATGTAAAAGACCAAAGTGAGGCggacatggacatggctGTCACGGATGCAGGTCCGGGGTTCGAAAAAGAGTAATAAACTGAGAATGGGAGATACACAAAGAAAAGCCCGCAAATAATCAAGCCAATGGCGGCTCTCAACTGCTGCTCATGGGAACATGGGGATAGGACAAGAGCCGTGGCTTTGATATAGAACCAAGATGCCCCTCAAAAGGCCTGTGCAGATCCAGATTCAAATCGTGGATCCTCCCGTTTGCCAAGCCAGACTAGCTCAAAGAAACGGCGGTTGCAAAAAAAACGGTTCAGAGGGTTTGAGGTGAGCGCAAGTAGGGTCATGTAAGAGCGAGGCAAAGTGATAAGAGAAAACGAGGGGTGAGAACTAAGACTGACTTGACTGATAGGTACTTGATTAAGAATCGAGAGTACGAGTGATATAGAGCAGGATGAAAGAGGGAAGATCGCAGTGCTCTTCAAAGAGCGAGCCTGGAACATAAAAAAGAATACATTCAGGCTCAGAGGAAAAGATTCTGAGGCAACCTCAAGTTCTATCTTTATCGGCTTCTACCTAGCGGCGTGGGGCCATGACTAACGCAATTCGCCGCAAAAGTAAAGAAACTTGATTGCCTGCCTCGTATTTGGGCATCTATCTATGAAGTGTTGACACTATCGCAAGATGGATGCATTCTAGAAAGTAAGACCTCCGAGGATTTATCCACAAGCCCACGAGACTGACAGGCCACCATGCCCAAAAACCAATAGCCTCTGGTACAGGTTGAGCTAAGAGCCACAGAGCTTACGAAAGAGTGAAAGGAACACATGTAATGTGATTCTCAATGATAGTCTGGCTTGCTTGAGTAATGAGAAGGAGTGACAAGGTCCTATAGCGACAACTAGTTTTGAAGGATGGAGATGGGCGGCTTGTAATGAGCAGAGTCAGCACATCAGACAGACCGTAAATAACGGTACAGTTCTTGGAACGATTATTAACATGCTGTTCTCAGTGTCACTCATCTGAGCAACAGAGTAAGTACTACTAGAAGCTGATCAATGAGTGAGTCTTGGGGCATCGCTCATACTAGATGTTGAAGATCGTCTTCCTCGATACCTGGCTACCTTAGCTATCCTTAGTGCAATTTCAGTCTCTAGAGTGCTTTACCTTTGTTGCCTTATAGCCAATCAGGAGTGAAATCAGATGAGCGGAACATGTATAGTCTTTTCATGATTTCTTGCAGGGAATCATCTAATGATCAAGCAGATCCTAAGTAGTGTTGGTTAACGACAGCTCCCAGGCTCCTTGTTTGATGAAGCCCAATGAAGCTCAACCCCATAAAATCAGGCCATCCGAGAGAAGGACGGCGATGGCCCTTTTAACAAGCCGCGGGTAGAGACCTCGCTTAAAGGGATTATGGGGCTTTATTACCGAGGAAAGACTCAACTCCATTGACTGACGGTTGACCCTCTATCCATGTCTcagcttttttctttcttggtcAAGATTCAGGTCATTCCATCATGTGCAAATGCGTCGGCCCCGCCCCCACAAAATGGAAGTGAAGCCGCTGAAGCCAATGGGAGACTTTGTATTTCATCACAACAGGCCCACTTAGTCGGTGCCGAGGTTCAAGGtcattcatcatcgtctgggGTAGTTTTAGTGTGTGTCTGTCTACTGTGTCTGGGGGCTTGGGAACAGCTAAAGCAAGCCAAATTCCACCCattcagcttcagctttgTTTCTCAcctgttcttttcttttatactCTTGCGATACATCGTCTCCCTCTGATATCCCAAGTCACAGCCATGAGCTCTCCTTCAGATACATTCTCCCGCGAGGAGGTCCGCTCCCATACAACCGACGAGTCCCTCTGGTGCATCATCGATAGCACAGTCTACGATCTCACAGATTTTGTCGACGCTCATCCCGGTGGTGAGACTGTCCTAAAACAAGTCGCCGGTCAAGATGCGACCACCGCTTTCTACAATCTCCACCGACATGAGGTTCTCACAAAGTACAAGGACCTCGCTGTTGGCACCATCGAGGGCGAGAAGCCTCAAGTTATTACCCCACAGCCTGGTGACCTCAGCAAGGTCCCCTACGCCGAGCCCCTATGGCTTGCAGAGCCCTTCCGTTCGCCCTACTACAAGGATAGCCACAGGCGATTGCAGCGCAAGCTCCGAGAGTTCGTCGATAGTGAGCTTTACGCGGAGGCGCAGGAGTGCGAGGCGACTGGACGATACATTAGCCAGAAGATGATTGATCGCATGAGTGAGCTGGGCATCTTGCACATGCGTATCGGACCTGGAAAGCATCTTCACGGTGTTGACCTCATGGGAGGCGCCGTCAAGGGTGAGGAGTTCGACTACTTCCATGATTTGATCGTGGCACAGGAGCTCGCGCGAGCTATGGCTCGAGGTTTCGCCGATGGAAACATGGCAGGTATGACTATTGGACTGACAGCGGTCCTCAACTTTGCACGCGACGAGGCATGGAAGAACAAGATTGCCAACGAGGTCTTCagcggcaagaagaagatctgtCTCGCCATCACCGAGGCCTTCGCCGGTTCAGATGTCGCTGGATTGCGCACAACTGCTGAGAAGACACCCGATGGCAAGCACTATGTAAGTCAATTGCTACTTGAAGATCAAAGATCAGGCGCTCACACAAACTAGATTATCAACGGTACCAAGAAGTGGATCACCAACGGTGTGTGGTGCGATTACTTCGTTACAGGTGCCCGAACCGACAAGGGCTTGAGTGTCTTCCTTATCGAGCGTGGCGAGGGTGTCGAGACCAAGCAGATCAAGACCTCTTACTCTACAACAGCTGGTACAGCTTTCGTCACATTCGATAACGTCAAGGTCCCCGCTGAGAACATGTTgggcaaggagaacaagggcATCCAGGTCATTCTGAGCAACTTCAACCACGAACGATGGTACATGGTTTGTAAGTGCTACCTCCCAGCTATGGTATAACCATTAAGATCAGAACTAACCTCTACAATAGGCGGAAGTCTTCGTCTGTCACGATCCATCATTGAGGAGTGTCTTAAGTGGAGTAACCAACGCCAAGTGTTCGGCAAGTCACTCATTGACCAACCTGTCATTCGCCAGAAGTAAGTTCTCCTAAACTCTGCATATTTCCTCAATCGCTAATGCCGTCCAGACTGGCAAAGATGATCGCACTAATCGAAGCCAACCAGTCATGGCTCGAAACTGTCACCTACCAAATGTGCCATATGCCCTACTCACAACAAGCACAGCACCTTGCCGGCCCCATTGGTCTGCTCAAGATGAGCGCCACTCGTGCTGCCCACGAAGTTGCCGACGAGTCCGTGCAGATCTGGGGTGGCCGTGGTATTACCCAAACTGGTATGGGCAAGTTCATCGAGATGTTCCACCGAACATACAAGTTCGATGCCATTCTTGGTGGCGCCGAGGAAGTGTTGGCAGATCTTGGTGTGAGACAGGCCATGAGGAACTTCCCCAAGGCTATGTTGTAAGACTACGGTGCAGTGTTTCAAGGTGGTTATAGTTTACACCATGTATTATTGGAAAATATCCGGGAATTtatttcttcttgtcaaAACGAAGGACCTGTGATAACGAATCACTTACTAGGTAGGCTGCCTTAACGCAACGTTAGAGGTAGGCCGCGAGCAAACTTCGTAGTCGTTTCGCAATGGGTGCTTGCAATGTTGCATCAATACATCTAAAGTAGAAGCACTTGACTTTCTTCTTGTGTGTTTCAGTATTCGTTATCGTCGCCTGCCAACCTAAAATCGACAAATGTGTTGAGGTACTGGTTTTCACAAAGTTGCTCGTTAGGAACCTGCTGTCTAACTTTTTGAAGCCACGTCCTCCCATGGTGGCTGAACGTGATCTTCTTAACAAGTTGAACTACTTTCGAGTCTATTGCATCTGCTATACATCCGAATTCCATTTGCAAAAGTGTTTTCAAACTTGCCATATGAGTAGATAGGCCGTGTATCAAAGGCAGTTGGACCATGAAACCGGCCCTCGCATTTTCTGCGTTGTTATAAGAGTTGCCGAGGTGCGCCGCAACTGAATTCGCTGGATCTACTTCAAGTATAAAATGATTTCTATTGCAGGTGCCGTTCGTTGTGGACGATTGATGCCTAGGAGAAGGACGCAAAGGCCAGACTAGAATTATATCAAGCTTTGGTAACGAATACGTTTACAGAAGCTTTGCCATTAAGTTGATCAGAAACTGGGGAAACAGTATGAAAtagtatctttttttaacGCAAAGGGCTTGACCATGCCATCCTCGCAAAACAACCAAAACTTCGATCTCAGTCTGGCGATCCTACCCCCTGAATATTCCTCTCCGTTCTTTGAAAAGCCTGAAATTAGTATCGTCAAGCCAAAGATGTCAGAAAGTGATCTTATATACATTGCTCATCCAAGAAAGCTGATTGAAGGAAAGGGACGTGCAGAATAGCGGTTACTTCTCCATTAATAATCGAAAATTATGAAGAGAGTCGGTTGAGGTGTCGTTAGAGAGCAAAGAATCGAATACTAGAGTATCCAATGGCTTATCAAGTACACCAAAAAGGCCAAACTTGGATTCCAAATTCCATTTATATATCGTCGGTCTAATGTCAGCTATGTCAAGACAAGCGTGATGAGTCTTGATAGATCTAGCCACGGTGTAATGTCAAGGACTCAAGGAgacaactcaactcaacacaGATcatgcttgtgcttgtgttACCAACCCAAACAACACTTTCAGTGGCGCACTCGACTGGCTCCGATTGGAAAAGAAGGGCCCTTTCAGAGGTTGTATAGAGAGTGTCCGTCTTCTATATAATTGATTCATGTGTATTACGCAGCAGAGCCCGAGTAATGTTCTTGCTACCATGGCGCTATCCATATAAACAGCTTGATATAGAATCCAGAGTCAGGCTGGTAAAGCTTCCGACTCTTTGACCTTGATTTAAATGACATGGCAGTCAGCTTGATTCTATTTATTCCCGCCGTCTGCAGTCGACCTTTATTATCAGACCCCCTGATTTTGAAATTAACAAGCTATACCAACAGCCTAGTTCATTGGATATCTGTGTTTTAGGCCGCTAAAGTGCTTGTTGAGTTTCACCTATATCGGCTGGTTATTCAAAAATTCTGCCGAATTGTTGTAAAAGGTCTTTCATGCCGGATCCTTATCTTGATCCGTGGGCTTGATATGAGCCCCAACGGGCCACGTCAGGAATCCGTGTGCACTCCGAGTCGGGAACCGTTCTAGATCTGAATCTTCGTCACACAGCTACCCCTGAAGGGTTCCTGTATGCGCGGCCAGCAGCTCGCTGGCTATTTCGTCATACCAAGCTGACTGAACATGCTATTGTCCGAATAGCATGCTACTGATCGGAGTCTGTCTTAATAACAACAGGCCGACTGTGCTGGTGCGTCCAAGAGGAACGATCACCCTTTGAGCCTTGTTCACCTTCATTCTACACACCGGCTTCTGCTAGTGACGCAAAGCATAGATCGGCAATATCGAAACACACAAACAGTCACACCAGGTTAGAGTTTCCACAACGTTGGGACAACGCATTTCATCTCGACTTGACTACCAAAGGAGCACCCCCAGCTCTCCTCAGCTTGGGTTCTCCACTTGCAGCGAGTAAGCAGAGCACCAGAGGTGTTGTAGAACATTGCATGCAAGACACCAGATATTTTCAGTTTGATCTCGTCACCCCCACCCGTCACCATCCGTCTGTCTCAGAGTCGAGTCGATTTCATGGTCGTAGTCGTTCGTTCGTTGTGTGACGAAATCCAATGCCGATATGTTCCAATCAAAGCTGGTCGCCGCTAGCCAC is from Fusarium musae strain F31 chromosome 4, whole genome shotgun sequence and encodes:
- a CDS encoding hypothetical protein (EggNog:ENOG41), with product MDSLKQRWSGDQTSKPHIGIVGAGLAGLRCADILIQNGFKVTIIEARNRVGGRLHQEVLPNGHLADVGPNWIHGTNDNPMLDLAKQTNTAISDWDSTSCVFDESGELLSLKDGEKYSTIMWDIIQDAFKHSNSNSSDIDSKESLHDFFVQKVTERVPDTEADHERRRSIVMQISEMWGAFIGSPVYRQSLKFFWLEECIEGENLFCAGTYKKVLDEVAKPALGGAEIKFQTKVDRISYRSNPEDKAKVTTEGGQTLEFDEIVVTAPLGWLKQNLDAFEPALPARMTKAINAIGYGCLEKVYINFPKPYWLGKEGDDRKAEGFVQWLSPNYVPDLNPRRWNQEVVELASLDPEVSHPTLLFYTYGEQSQYITSKLLKISDPQKKDEFLLNFFKPYYSRLPHYSESNPDCKPSGFMATDWLHDELSGFGSYSNFQVGLEEGDGDIRTMREGLPDHGLWLAGEHTAPFVGLGTATGAYWSGEAVGKRIAEAYYGRSK